Proteins encoded by one window of Microcebus murinus isolate Inina chromosome 2, M.murinus_Inina_mat1.0, whole genome shotgun sequence:
- the LOC105862424 gene encoding T-cell surface glycoprotein CD1e, membrane-associated-like isoform X3: MLLLLLLLLLFREFSCPGENTADPFELQISAGCKMHAGKASEMFINGAYQGTDFLSFQGSSWVPSPAAGSRAQNVCKMLNRYRDIKEIAQSLFGHTCPRFLEGLLAAGKSELERQVKPEAWLSSGPSPGPGRLLLVCHVSGFYPKPVRVRWMRGELEQPGTQHSDLLPNADGTWYLRATLDVAAGEAAGLSCRVKHSSLGGHDIILHWGGYSILLILICLTVLVTLVMLVVVDLWFKKQCSNWNFVSPHGSGTAFPVRVNTQDTRGSGHQLCLAQESWIINRILKKWKTSLKQIW, encoded by the exons atgctgctcctgctcctgctcctgctcctcttCAGGGAGTTTTCCTGCCCTGGGGAGAACACAGCAG ACCCCTTTGAGCTACAGATATCAGCTGGCTGTAAAATGCATGCTGGGAAGGCCTCAGAAATGTTCATAAATGGCGCATATCAAGGAACAGATTTTCTCAGTTTCCAAGGAAGTTCCTGGGTGCCATCTCCAGCAGCAGGGAGTCGGGCCCAGAATGTCTGCAAGATGCTCAATCGCTACCGAGATATTAAAGAAATAGCGCAGAGCCTGTTTGGTCACACCTGCCCTCGATTTCTGGAAGGCCTCCTTGCAGCGGGAAAGTCAGAATTAGAAAGACAAG TGAAGCCCGAGGCCTGGCTGTCCAGTGGCCCCAGTCCCGGGCCTGGCCGTCTGCTGCTGGTGTGCCATGTCTCAGGATTCTACCCAAAGCCCGTGCGGGTGAGGTGGATGCGGGGAGAGCTGGAGCAGCCGGGCACTCAGCACAGTGACCTCCTGCCCAATGCTGACGGGACGTGGTATCTCCGAGCGACCCTGGATGTGGCGGCTGGGGAGGCGGCTGGCCTGTCCTGTCGGGTGAAGCACAGCAGTCTCGGGGGCCACGACATCATCCTCCACTGGG GTGGATACTCCATCCTCTTGATACTGATCTGTTTGACGGTCCTAGTTACCCTGGTCATGCTGGTTGTAGTTGACTTATGgtttaaaaaacaatg CTCAAATTGGAACTTTGTCTCTCCACATGGTTCCGGCACTGCCTTTCCTGTGAGAGTCAACACCCAGGACACCAGGGGTTCAGGACATCAGCTCTGCTTGGCACAAGAATCGTGGATCATAAACAGAATCTTGAAGAAGTGGAAAACAAGCCTAAAGCAAATCTGGTGA
- the LOC105862424 gene encoding T-cell surface glycoprotein CD1e, membrane-associated-like isoform X1, with protein sequence MLLLLLLLLLFREFSCPGENTAAPQALGSHHPAAEEPISFRMLQISSFANHSWVRTQGSGWLGELQTHSWDDIVGTFRFLRPWSQGQFSKQELKNLQALLQLYLHVFPREVQTFASQFQLEYPFELQISAGCKMHAGKASEMFINGAYQGTDFLSFQGSSWVPSPAAGSRAQNVCKMLNRYRDIKEIAQSLFGHTCPRFLEGLLAAGKSELERQVKPEAWLSSGPSPGPGRLLLVCHVSGFYPKPVRVRWMRGELEQPGTQHSDLLPNADGTWYLRATLDVAAGEAAGLSCRVKHSSLGGHDIILHWGGYSILLILICLTVLVTLVMLVVVDLWFKKQCSNWNFVSPHGSGTAFPVRVNTQDTRGSGHQLCLAQESWIINRILKKWKTSLKQIW encoded by the exons atgctgctcctgctcctgctcctgctcctcttCAGGGAGTTTTCCTGCCCTGGGGAGAACACAGCAG CTCCCCAAGCTCTAGGATCTCATCATCCAGCAGCAGAAGAGCCCATCTCCTTCCGCATGCTCCAGATCTCCTCCTTCGCCAACCATAGCTGGGTGCGCACCCAGGGCTCAGGCTGGCTGGGCGAGCTGCAGACTCACTCCTGGGATGATATTGTGGGAACCTTCCGCTTTCTGAGGCCCTGGTCCCAGGGACAATTCAGCAAGCAGGAGTTGAAGAACTTACAGGCGCTGTTGCAGTTATATTTGCATGTTTTTCCCAGGGAAGTGCAGACCTTTGCCAGTCAATTTCAACTGGAAT ACCCCTTTGAGCTACAGATATCAGCTGGCTGTAAAATGCATGCTGGGAAGGCCTCAGAAATGTTCATAAATGGCGCATATCAAGGAACAGATTTTCTCAGTTTCCAAGGAAGTTCCTGGGTGCCATCTCCAGCAGCAGGGAGTCGGGCCCAGAATGTCTGCAAGATGCTCAATCGCTACCGAGATATTAAAGAAATAGCGCAGAGCCTGTTTGGTCACACCTGCCCTCGATTTCTGGAAGGCCTCCTTGCAGCGGGAAAGTCAGAATTAGAAAGACAAG TGAAGCCCGAGGCCTGGCTGTCCAGTGGCCCCAGTCCCGGGCCTGGCCGTCTGCTGCTGGTGTGCCATGTCTCAGGATTCTACCCAAAGCCCGTGCGGGTGAGGTGGATGCGGGGAGAGCTGGAGCAGCCGGGCACTCAGCACAGTGACCTCCTGCCCAATGCTGACGGGACGTGGTATCTCCGAGCGACCCTGGATGTGGCGGCTGGGGAGGCGGCTGGCCTGTCCTGTCGGGTGAAGCACAGCAGTCTCGGGGGCCACGACATCATCCTCCACTGGG GTGGATACTCCATCCTCTTGATACTGATCTGTTTGACGGTCCTAGTTACCCTGGTCATGCTGGTTGTAGTTGACTTATGgtttaaaaaacaatg CTCAAATTGGAACTTTGTCTCTCCACATGGTTCCGGCACTGCCTTTCCTGTGAGAGTCAACACCCAGGACACCAGGGGTTCAGGACATCAGCTCTGCTTGGCACAAGAATCGTGGATCATAAACAGAATCTTGAAGAAGTGGAAAACAAGCCTAAAGCAAATCTGGTGA
- the LOC105862424 gene encoding T-cell surface glycoprotein CD1e, membrane-associated-like isoform X2: MLLLLLLLLLFREFSCPGENTAAPQALGSHHPAAEEPISFRMLQISSFANHSWVRTQGSGWLGELQTHSWDDIVGTFRFLRPWSQGQFSKQELKNLQALLQLYLHVFPREVQTFASQFQLELKPEAWLSSGPSPGPGRLLLVCHVSGFYPKPVRVRWMRGELEQPGTQHSDLLPNADGTWYLRATLDVAAGEAAGLSCRVKHSSLGGHDIILHWGGYSILLILICLTVLVTLVMLVVVDLWFKKQCSNWNFVSPHGSGTAFPVRVNTQDTRGSGHQLCLAQESWIINRILKKWKTSLKQIW; this comes from the exons atgctgctcctgctcctgctcctgctcctcttCAGGGAGTTTTCCTGCCCTGGGGAGAACACAGCAG CTCCCCAAGCTCTAGGATCTCATCATCCAGCAGCAGAAGAGCCCATCTCCTTCCGCATGCTCCAGATCTCCTCCTTCGCCAACCATAGCTGGGTGCGCACCCAGGGCTCAGGCTGGCTGGGCGAGCTGCAGACTCACTCCTGGGATGATATTGTGGGAACCTTCCGCTTTCTGAGGCCCTGGTCCCAGGGACAATTCAGCAAGCAGGAGTTGAAGAACTTACAGGCGCTGTTGCAGTTATATTTGCATGTTTTTCCCAGGGAAGTGCAGACCTTTGCCAGTCAATTTCAACTGGAAT TGAAGCCCGAGGCCTGGCTGTCCAGTGGCCCCAGTCCCGGGCCTGGCCGTCTGCTGCTGGTGTGCCATGTCTCAGGATTCTACCCAAAGCCCGTGCGGGTGAGGTGGATGCGGGGAGAGCTGGAGCAGCCGGGCACTCAGCACAGTGACCTCCTGCCCAATGCTGACGGGACGTGGTATCTCCGAGCGACCCTGGATGTGGCGGCTGGGGAGGCGGCTGGCCTGTCCTGTCGGGTGAAGCACAGCAGTCTCGGGGGCCACGACATCATCCTCCACTGGG GTGGATACTCCATCCTCTTGATACTGATCTGTTTGACGGTCCTAGTTACCCTGGTCATGCTGGTTGTAGTTGACTTATGgtttaaaaaacaatg CTCAAATTGGAACTTTGTCTCTCCACATGGTTCCGGCACTGCCTTTCCTGTGAGAGTCAACACCCAGGACACCAGGGGTTCAGGACATCAGCTCTGCTTGGCACAAGAATCGTGGATCATAAACAGAATCTTGAAGAAGTGGAAAACAAGCCTAAAGCAAATCTGGTGA